A segment of the Spirochaetota bacterium genome:
TTTGCATTTATTTTCATCGTGAACTACACTATACCCTGCCGCTGCATTCATTGATAGCGAACCATCAAAACGTTTTGCAAACTGTGTTGCCTTTAAGCTGACACATGATTTTGGATGGCAGTTGCATATAACACCCGTACTGCCACCCGTAGCAACCTTGAAAAATGCCTGTGTAATGTATCCATGCTTTCTGAAATTTTTAATAAGTTCAAGCGCCTGATGCTGTGTTATTCTTTCTGCATTATATTTTTTGCCATGCTCAAGCCAGAATGTTGCAACAGGTTTACCAACAGCAATACACGAATGTATTGCCCATTCTTCATCACCCATAGTTTTTTTGCAGGGGCAATCCATCACCGCTATAAAGTCAGGCTGGGTAAAGATAATTTTATGCGCATATTTGTAAGGGATAATGTTTCTGTTGGAATCTGTAATATGTGCTATATCCCTGTTTAATTCTAAAATTTTTCGTGTATCACCAAATGATAA
Coding sequences within it:
- a CDS encoding 4Fe-4S binding protein gives rise to the protein MKTILKPSTVAVFKKHGWRVDRAIHNYLYFVFYFPYVFIVYHTFKFLTAHFSWFTPLRHFLKFAFDRYHAKILSFGDTRKILELNRDIAHITDSNRNIIPYKYAHKIIFTQPDFIAVMDCPCKKTMGDEEWAIHSCIAVGKPVATFWLEHGKKYNAERITQHQALELIKNFRKHGYITQAFFKVATGGSTGVICNCHPKSCVSLKATQFAKRFDGSLSMNAAAGYSVVHDENKCKHCGDCSRICPFGVISVSDTSWTYNKNDCAGCELCVEHCTHNALSLVIDESKPQPLDIEKLPLKY